In a genomic window of Pseudomonas putida:
- a CDS encoding flavin-dependent monooxygenase gives MLNQDLIRQRLSQRARELVPILRERALSAAQAGVLPEETLKDFHDAGFFRILQPSRWEGYELEPKDFFDVQMTLAEGCMSSAWVLGVVAIHNWQLALFDDRAAQDVWGDDSSVLISSSYMPVGKVERVEGGFKLSGRWGFSSGSKHCEWVFLGALVPPEEAGGAPDYRTFLVPRADYRIVDNWNVMGLEATGSHDIVVENAFVPEYRTHRALDGFMQNSPGNAVNTAPLFRLPFGQIFVRAVSSSAIGALQGAVDQFVEHNRARVGVNDGRKMVQDPAAQAALASAMVCVDECKTVLHRNFALMLERAQKDQPLSMPERVKMRYDSALVADKCAKAVGELMFNSGASTIFRSHPINRAFRDIHTGRAHVANSPAKYAWNLGGVSMGQDSSDFFL, from the coding sequence ATGCTCAACCAAGACCTGATTCGCCAGCGTCTGAGCCAACGTGCCCGTGAGTTGGTGCCGATCCTGCGTGAACGCGCATTGAGTGCCGCGCAGGCCGGTGTGTTGCCTGAAGAGACCTTGAAGGATTTCCACGACGCCGGCTTTTTCCGCATTCTCCAGCCCTCGCGCTGGGAGGGTTATGAGCTGGAGCCCAAGGATTTTTTCGATGTGCAGATGACCCTGGCCGAAGGCTGCATGTCGTCGGCCTGGGTGCTGGGAGTGGTGGCGATTCATAACTGGCAACTGGCACTGTTCGATGACCGCGCCGCGCAGGATGTCTGGGGTGATGACTCCAGCGTGTTGATCTCCTCGTCCTACATGCCGGTGGGCAAGGTCGAGCGGGTCGAGGGCGGGTTCAAATTGAGCGGGCGCTGGGGTTTTTCTTCCGGCAGCAAGCATTGCGAATGGGTGTTCCTTGGTGCGCTGGTGCCGCCGGAAGAGGCCGGTGGTGCGCCGGATTATCGGACCTTCCTGGTGCCGCGTGCCGATTACCGGATTGTCGATAACTGGAACGTCATGGGTCTGGAAGCCACCGGTTCCCACGACATTGTGGTGGAGAACGCCTTCGTGCCCGAGTACCGCACCCATCGCGCGCTCGACGGTTTCATGCAGAACAGTCCGGGTAATGCGGTGAACACTGCACCGTTGTTCCGCCTGCCATTCGGGCAGATCTTCGTGCGTGCCGTGTCGTCTTCCGCCATCGGCGCCCTGCAGGGTGCGGTGGATCAGTTCGTCGAGCACAACCGTGCGCGAGTCGGGGTCAACGACGGACGCAAGATGGTCCAGGACCCGGCCGCGCAAGCGGCGCTGGCCAGTGCCATGGTGTGTGTCGACGAGTGCAAGACGGTGCTGCATCGCAACTTCGCCCTGATGCTGGAGCGGGCCCAGAAGGATCAGCCGTTGAGCATGCCCGAGCGGGTGAAGATGCGTTACGACTCGGCGCTGGTGGCCGACAAGTGCGCCAAGGCCGTCGGGGAGCTGATGTTCAACAGCGGCGCGTCGACAATCTTCCGCAGCCACCCGATCAACCGTGCGTTCCGCGATATCCACACCGGTCGCGCCC
- a CDS encoding SDR family NAD(P)-dependent oxidoreductase, producing MNGQQVAVVTGASRGVGRGIALALGAAGMTVYVTGRAPEQGGSNLYGHALRGSLEDTAAAITAAGGRGVAVVCDHADDAQVRALFDRVERECGRLDLLVNNAAFIHDQLIEPGPFWAKPLGLVGIIDVGLRSAYIASYHAAPLLLRSGQGLICFTSSFGAVCYMHGPAYGAQKAGVDKLAADMAVDFEGQGVAALSLWLGPQMTERTKIAGEQHGEQYQAFLADAETPQFNGRVIHALLNDPQLMTLSGQTLITAEIARGYGISEAEGRQPPSHRALLGEPRRQHPARVV from the coding sequence ATGAACGGTCAACAAGTGGCGGTGGTGACGGGCGCCAGTCGTGGGGTCGGCCGGGGCATTGCCCTGGCGTTGGGCGCGGCGGGCATGACGGTGTATGTCACCGGTCGTGCCCCGGAGCAGGGTGGATCGAATTTGTATGGGCATGCCTTGCGCGGTTCGCTGGAGGACACGGCGGCTGCAATTACAGCGGCCGGTGGGCGGGGTGTCGCGGTGGTTTGCGACCATGCTGATGATGCTCAGGTGCGTGCCTTGTTCGACCGGGTCGAGCGGGAATGCGGGCGTCTGGACCTGTTGGTGAACAACGCGGCGTTCATCCATGACCAACTGATCGAGCCCGGCCCGTTCTGGGCCAAGCCGCTGGGGCTGGTGGGGATTATTGATGTCGGCCTGCGTTCGGCGTACATCGCCAGCTATCACGCGGCGCCGTTGCTGTTGCGCAGCGGGCAAGGGCTGATCTGTTTTACCTCGTCCTTCGGTGCCGTCTGCTACATGCACGGGCCGGCGTACGGCGCGCAGAAGGCCGGGGTCGACAAGCTGGCGGCGGACATGGCGGTGGATTTCGAAGGGCAGGGCGTGGCGGCGTTGTCGTTGTGGCTGGGGCCGCAAATGACCGAGCGTACGAAGATCGCCGGTGAGCAGCATGGTGAGCAGTACCAGGCGTTCCTGGCCGATGCCGAGACCCCGCAGTTCAATGGCCGGGTGATTCACGCGTTGCTCAATGATCCGCAGTTGATGACGCTCTCGGGGCAAACCCTGATCACCGCCGAGATCGCCCGCGGCTATGGCATCAGCGAAGCCGAAGGCCGCCAGCCACCGTCCCATCGCGCCTTGCTTGGCGAGCCACGTCGGCAGCATCCGGCGCGGGTGGTCTGA
- a CDS encoding SDR family NAD(P)-dependent oxidoreductase: MARLQNKVAVVTGGASGIGLACVRRFADEGAQVIGLDIGSAPADFPGLFMTLDVRDEAQVQQVMQEVVSRFGRIDVLVNAAGVADQGSVTQTTTANWQRVMDINLTGSMLTSKYALAPMVEQRSGSIINVGSIFGLQGCDGNVAYNVSKGGINQLTRSMAIDYGYANIRVNGLCPGLIETPMTSMVRDKDAFHAFFASQHMLSRSGQPEEVANVALFLASDEASFVSGQMIAVDGGFSAGRRFAPPAA, encoded by the coding sequence ATGGCTCGTTTGCAGAACAAGGTCGCGGTGGTTACCGGCGGCGCTTCGGGGATCGGCCTGGCCTGCGTGCGCCGTTTCGCCGACGAAGGCGCGCAAGTGATCGGCCTGGACATCGGCAGCGCGCCGGCGGATTTCCCCGGCCTGTTCATGACCCTGGATGTGCGCGACGAGGCACAGGTGCAGCAGGTCATGCAGGAAGTCGTCAGCCGCTTCGGGCGCATCGACGTGCTGGTCAATGCCGCCGGCGTGGCCGATCAGGGCAGCGTGACCCAGACCACCACCGCGAACTGGCAACGGGTGATGGACATCAACCTGACCGGCAGCATGCTCACCAGCAAATACGCCTTGGCACCGATGGTCGAGCAGCGCAGCGGATCGATCATCAACGTCGGTTCGATCTTCGGCCTGCAAGGTTGCGACGGCAACGTGGCGTACAACGTGTCCAAGGGCGGCATCAACCAGCTGACCCGATCGATGGCCATCGACTACGGCTACGCCAATATCCGCGTCAACGGCCTGTGCCCCGGCCTGATCGAAACACCGATGACCAGCATGGTCCGCGACAAAGACGCGTTCCACGCCTTCTTCGCCTCGCAGCACATGCTCAGCCGCTCCGGGCAACCGGAAGAAGTGGCCAACGTCGCGCTGTTCCTCGCGTCCGACGAAGCGTCCTTTGTCAGCGGCCAGATGATCGCCGTGGACGGTGGTTTCTCCGCCGGTCGCCGTTTCGCCCCGCCTGCCGCGTAA
- a CDS encoding flavin reductase family protein, translating into MNDINLKADMLQAMRRLAKSVTIISTSNGSERFAMAATAVDSLSTEPPSLLICVNKTASPHAALATGADFCVNILGVEQQDLAHLCSGAIKGEARFDRGNWLTSPGGIPYLGDAQSAILCRQDGHFSYGTHTVFIGRILQIHTSEQITPLVYLDGNYTTTAKPTPSFAVAG; encoded by the coding sequence ATGAACGACATCAACCTCAAAGCCGACATGCTCCAGGCCATGCGTCGCCTGGCCAAGTCAGTCACCATCATCAGCACCAGCAACGGCTCCGAACGTTTCGCCATGGCCGCCACGGCCGTCGACTCGCTGAGCACCGAACCACCGTCGCTGCTGATCTGCGTCAACAAGACCGCCTCGCCCCACGCCGCCCTGGCCACCGGCGCGGACTTCTGCGTGAACATCCTCGGTGTCGAACAACAGGACCTGGCGCACCTGTGCAGCGGCGCGATCAAGGGCGAGGCCCGTTTCGACCGGGGCAACTGGCTGACCAGCCCCGGCGGTATTCCGTACCTGGGTGACGCGCAGTCGGCGATCCTCTGCCGCCAGGACGGCCACTTCAGCTACGGCACCCACACCGTGTTCATCGGGCGCATCCTGCAGATTCATACCAGCGAGCAAATCACCCCGCTGGTCTACCTCGACGGCAACTACACCACCACCGCCAAGCCCACCCCCTCCTTCGCTGTCGCCGGCTGA
- a CDS encoding glucose 1-dehydrogenase: MQRVEGKVCIITGAASGIGREDALLLAREGAKVVLTDLNEEAGRQVAAEIGANALFIRHDIASESDWQHVVKTTVEHFGRLDVLVNNAAILALGSIEDTTLELWQKVQKINGDGYFLGCKYAIQAMKETGGGSIINMSSVAALGAMPMFCAYSASKGAVAAMTRSIALHCKQQGYRIRCNSVHPDGVNTPMTQALAGGQAIPQEALDQDPMNRMAAPRDIANVVLFLATDESRFVNGAEIRVDNAQLISGL, from the coding sequence ATGCAACGTGTAGAAGGCAAAGTCTGCATCATCACCGGCGCCGCCAGCGGCATCGGTCGCGAAGACGCCCTGCTGCTGGCCCGTGAAGGCGCCAAGGTGGTGCTGACCGACCTCAACGAGGAAGCCGGCCGCCAGGTGGCCGCCGAAATCGGCGCCAACGCCCTGTTCATCCGTCACGACATCGCCAGCGAAAGCGACTGGCAGCACGTGGTGAAAACCACGGTCGAACACTTCGGCCGCCTCGACGTACTGGTCAACAACGCCGCCATCCTCGCCCTGGGCAGCATCGAAGACACCACCCTGGAACTGTGGCAGAAGGTGCAGAAAATCAACGGCGACGGCTACTTCCTGGGCTGCAAGTACGCGATCCAGGCGATGAAGGAAACCGGTGGCGGTTCGATCATCAACATGTCATCGGTGGCGGCGTTGGGCGCGATGCCGATGTTCTGCGCCTACTCGGCGTCCAAGGGCGCGGTGGCGGCGATGACCCGATCGATTGCCCTGCACTGCAAACAGCAGGGTTACCGCATCCGCTGCAACAGCGTGCACCCGGACGGCGTCAACACTCCGATGACCCAGGCCCTGGCCGGTGGTCAGGCGATCCCGCAGGAAGCGCTGGACCAGGACCCGATGAACCGCATGGCCGCGCCACGGGACATTGCCAACGTGGTGCTGTTCCTGGCCACGGATGAGTCGCGCTTCGTCAACGGCGCCGAGATCCGCGTCGACAACGCGCAGTTGATCAGCGGGCTCTGA
- a CDS encoding ferredoxin--NADP reductase, which produces MGTQEQNLTPAESSTGSYSLQVSAVIDETVDARSLVLDIPPALRERFRYKPGQFLSFRVPLGGKLLTRCYSMASSPLADALPKVTVKRVEGGRVSNWMNDVQAGDWLEVLPPAGHFCLDERHSADTGKPLVLFGGGSGITPVFSILKSVLHDSRRPITLIYANRDEASVIFKDELRQLIKAHPDQLHVVHVLDSVQGFLNDAQVRHLLRGLAGGEYFICGPGPFMDTVERTLLALGETPENIHVERFVSPPDPDELLAEEAVARAAAMDSHCEALIVELDGQQHEIPCKPGDTLLQSCKAAGLDVPSSCEEGFCGACMCVVQEGQTVLARNDVLSARELEEGWTLACQSRPTGARVRLKFPD; this is translated from the coding sequence ATGGGCACGCAAGAACAGAACCTGACACCGGCCGAATCGTCGACGGGCAGCTATTCATTGCAAGTGAGCGCGGTGATCGACGAGACCGTCGACGCGCGTTCGCTGGTGCTGGATATTCCGCCGGCGCTGCGGGAACGCTTTCGCTACAAACCGGGCCAGTTCCTGAGTTTTCGCGTGCCCCTGGGCGGCAAACTGTTGACCCGCTGCTACTCCATGGCCAGCTCGCCGCTGGCGGACGCGCTGCCCAAGGTCACGGTCAAGCGGGTCGAGGGTGGCCGGGTGTCGAACTGGATGAACGACGTGCAGGCCGGCGACTGGCTGGAAGTGCTGCCACCGGCCGGGCATTTCTGCCTGGACGAGCGGCACTCGGCGGACACCGGCAAGCCGCTGGTGCTGTTCGGTGGTGGCTCCGGGATCACCCCGGTGTTTTCCATACTGAAGTCGGTGCTGCATGACAGCCGGCGACCGATCACCCTGATCTACGCCAACCGCGATGAAGCCTCGGTGATTTTCAAGGACGAGCTGCGGCAGTTGATCAAGGCGCATCCTGATCAACTGCACGTGGTGCATGTCCTGGATTCGGTGCAGGGTTTCCTCAACGACGCGCAGGTCCGTCATCTGCTGCGCGGCCTGGCCGGCGGTGAGTATTTCATCTGCGGGCCGGGGCCGTTCATGGACACGGTTGAGCGCACGTTGCTGGCACTCGGTGAAACACCGGAAAACATCCACGTCGAACGCTTCGTCTCCCCGCCCGACCCCGACGAGTTGCTGGCCGAAGAAGCCGTGGCCCGTGCCGCCGCCATGGACTCGCACTGCGAAGCGCTGATCGTCGAACTCGACGGCCAGCAACACGAAATCCCCTGCAAACCCGGCGACACCCTGCTGCAAAGCTGCAAGGCCGCCGGGCTGGATGTACCGTCGTCGTGCGAAGAAGGCTTTTGCGGCGCCTGCATGTGCGTGGTCCAGGAAGGCCAGACCGTGCTTGCGCGCAACGACGTCCTCAGCGCAAGAGAACTGGAAGAAGGCTGGACCCTGGCCTGCCAAAGCCGCCCGACCGGCGCCCGGGTACGCCTGAAATTCCCGGATTGA
- a CDS encoding FadD3 family acyl-CoA ligase has translation MPPVATALTFAQLFANTAQTYGDHPAIEDAGRVISYRELDQLRRQAARALLALDVQVGDRVAIWAPNVWEWIVAAGALQSVGAALVPLNTRMKGSEAGFILRESGACVLFTIGEFLGVDYPGMLVAEDLPNLRHIVSLRSAGAGTLSWERFMDLATDVPQLALRSREQSVGPQTLSDVLFTSGTTGKPKGVMTSHGQNLRIVRDWSEIVGLREGDRYLIVNPFFHSFGYKAGWLAALMRGCTILPQQVFDVQAVLECVQHERITVLPGPPTLYQSLLAHPQRDDFDLSSLRVAVTGAAAIPVEMIQRMGDELGFGTIVTAYGLTEVCGFATICRSGDSAQTVANTSGRAMPGVEVRCVGSNGRSQPANVPGEIQVRGYNLMQGYFNNPQASQEVLDADGWLHTGDIGLLDEQGYLRITDRLKDMFITGGFNVYPAEIEQCLLTYPGVAQAAVIGIPDERMGEVAMAFLLPAPGIEIEQTRFLAWCREQMANYKVPRRVQVLDSMPLNAAGKVTKNVLREWALMPAG, from the coding sequence ATGCCGCCTGTCGCTACCGCTCTGACCTTCGCTCAATTGTTCGCCAACACGGCCCAGACCTACGGCGACCACCCCGCCATCGAGGACGCCGGCCGCGTCATCAGTTACCGGGAACTCGACCAGCTGCGTCGGCAAGCCGCCCGCGCCCTGCTGGCGCTGGACGTCCAGGTCGGCGACCGGGTGGCGATCTGGGCGCCCAACGTATGGGAATGGATCGTCGCTGCCGGAGCGCTGCAGAGCGTCGGCGCGGCGCTGGTGCCGCTCAATACCCGCATGAAGGGCAGCGAGGCCGGCTTCATCCTGCGCGAGAGCGGCGCCTGTGTGCTGTTCACCATTGGCGAATTCCTCGGCGTGGACTATCCCGGCATGCTGGTGGCCGAAGACCTGCCAAACCTGCGCCACATCGTCAGCCTGCGCAGTGCGGGAGCGGGCACCCTGAGCTGGGAGCGGTTCATGGACCTGGCCACCGACGTGCCGCAACTGGCCCTGCGCAGCCGCGAGCAGAGCGTCGGCCCGCAAACTCTGTCCGATGTGTTGTTCACCTCGGGCACCACCGGCAAACCCAAGGGCGTGATGACCAGTCACGGCCAGAACCTGCGCATCGTGCGCGACTGGAGCGAGATCGTCGGCCTGCGTGAAGGCGACCGCTACCTGATCGTCAACCCGTTCTTCCATTCCTTCGGCTACAAGGCTGGCTGGCTGGCGGCGCTGATGCGCGGCTGCACGATCCTGCCGCAGCAGGTGTTCGATGTGCAGGCGGTGCTCGAATGCGTGCAGCACGAACGCATCACGGTACTGCCCGGACCGCCGACGCTGTATCAGTCTTTGCTGGCCCATCCGCAGCGTGATGATTTCGACTTGAGTTCCTTGCGGGTGGCGGTGACCGGCGCGGCGGCCATCCCGGTGGAAATGATCCAGCGCATGGGCGACGAACTGGGCTTCGGCACCATCGTCACCGCCTATGGCCTCACCGAGGTCTGCGGTTTCGCCACGATTTGCCGTTCCGGTGATAGTGCGCAAACGGTCGCCAACACCAGCGGCCGGGCGATGCCGGGGGTGGAAGTTCGTTGCGTCGGCAGCAACGGCCGCTCTCAGCCCGCCAATGTCCCCGGTGAAATCCAGGTGCGCGGCTACAACCTGATGCAGGGCTACTTCAACAATCCCCAGGCCAGCCAGGAAGTACTCGACGCTGACGGCTGGCTGCACACCGGTGATATCGGCCTGCTCGATGAACAGGGATACCTGCGCATCACCGACCGTCTCAAGGACATGTTCATCACCGGTGGCTTCAACGTGTACCCGGCGGAAATCGAGCAGTGCCTGTTGACCTATCCGGGTGTTGCCCAGGCGGCGGTGATCGGCATTCCCGACGAGCGCATGGGCGAAGTGGCCATGGCCTTCCTGCTGCCGGCACCGGGCATCGAAATCGAACAGACCCGCTTCCTCGCCTGGTGCCGGGAGCAGATGGCCAACTACAAGGTGCCGCGTCGGGTGCAGGTGCTGGACAGCATGCCGCTGAACGCGGCGGGTAAGGTCACCAAGAATGTGTTGCGCGAGTGGGCGCTGATGCCCGCCGGCTAA
- a CDS encoding FAD-binding protein produces the protein MNAAGIKWDECCDVLVVGSGAGGMTAALRAHDLGLNALLIEKSGEYGGTSAVSGGGIWIPDNHRIKALGGSDSAAEAIAYIRAVTHGEIDDGRIEVYVEHGRKMVEYLERHTRVRFEAQPRYADYYPEVEGGKPGYRSMDPQPFDAAELGEEFLRMRPPSPGTLMMGRMAMTMKEAQVLLCRGPGWLRLTLRVMWRYWRDRAGRRLSKRDRYLTLGNALIGALRCSLQDRGKSLWLNCALEELLLVGDRVGGARVNRNGQMLNVKARYGVIIAAGGFERNQAMREQYLPQPSQATWSATPPHNTGDGIRAGQAIGAQTALMEHSWWAPTTHVRGEEKQRALFVERTLPGCVMVNAAGERFVNEAAPYTDIVYAMYANNHDGAASVPCWMVFDAEFRRKYPCGALLPGYAQRDWQLPEHLRDYFHKADSLEELAQTIGVDAAGLTRTVQRFNGMAVRGVDEDFHKGESLFDRYYGDPNVQPNPCLAPLLKGPFYAVRIDAGDIGTKGGLLTDVHARVLHEDGQPIEGLYAIGNSAASMMGRTYPGAGSTIGPAMTFGYLAANHIKGQSETASAKTLFGSVE, from the coding sequence ATGAACGCTGCCGGGATCAAGTGGGACGAATGTTGTGATGTGCTGGTGGTCGGCTCGGGAGCAGGGGGCATGACCGCCGCGTTGCGTGCCCACGACCTGGGCCTGAATGCGCTGCTGATCGAGAAAAGCGGCGAGTACGGCGGCACCTCGGCGGTGTCCGGCGGTGGGATCTGGATTCCCGACAATCACCGGATCAAGGCCCTCGGTGGCAGCGATTCGGCGGCCGAAGCGATTGCCTATATCCGCGCCGTGACCCATGGCGAAATCGATGACGGACGCATCGAGGTCTACGTCGAGCATGGCCGGAAAATGGTCGAATACCTCGAACGCCACACTCGCGTGCGCTTCGAGGCACAGCCGCGTTACGCCGACTACTACCCGGAAGTCGAGGGCGGCAAACCGGGTTATCGCTCCATGGACCCGCAACCCTTCGACGCCGCCGAACTCGGTGAAGAATTCCTGCGCATGCGCCCGCCATCCCCCGGCACCCTGATGATGGGGCGCATGGCGATGACCATGAAAGAGGCGCAGGTGCTGCTGTGCCGTGGTCCCGGCTGGCTGCGCCTGACCCTGCGGGTGATGTGGCGCTACTGGCGCGACCGGGCGGGCCGGCGCCTGTCGAAGCGTGACCGCTACTTGACGCTGGGCAATGCCTTGATCGGCGCCTTGCGCTGTTCGTTGCAGGATCGCGGCAAGTCGCTGTGGTTGAACTGTGCGCTGGAAGAGCTGCTGCTGGTCGGCGATCGGGTCGGCGGTGCGCGGGTCAATCGAAACGGGCAGATGCTCAACGTCAAGGCACGCTACGGCGTGATCATCGCTGCCGGTGGTTTCGAGCGTAACCAGGCGATGCGCGAGCAATACCTGCCGCAGCCATCGCAAGCCACCTGGAGTGCCACCCCGCCGCACAACACCGGCGATGGCATTCGCGCAGGCCAGGCCATCGGTGCCCAAACCGCGCTGATGGAACACAGCTGGTGGGCGCCCACCACCCACGTGCGCGGTGAGGAAAAACAGCGGGCCCTGTTTGTTGAGCGCACGCTTCCGGGCTGCGTGATGGTCAACGCGGCGGGGGAGCGTTTCGTCAATGAAGCCGCGCCCTACACAGATATCGTCTACGCCATGTACGCCAACAATCATGACGGTGCCGCGAGTGTGCCGTGCTGGATGGTGTTCGACGCCGAGTTCCGCCGCAAATACCCCTGCGGCGCATTGCTGCCGGGTTATGCCCAGCGCGATTGGCAGTTGCCCGAGCACCTGCGCGATTACTTCCACAAGGCCGATAGCCTTGAAGAACTGGCGCAGACAATTGGCGTCGATGCCGCAGGGCTCACGCGCACCGTGCAGCGTTTCAACGGCATGGCAGTGCGGGGCGTCGATGAGGACTTTCACAAGGGCGAGTCGCTGTTCGATCGCTATTACGGCGACCCGAACGTGCAGCCCAACCCGTGCCTGGCACCGTTGCTCAAGGGTCCGTTCTATGCCGTGCGCATCGACGCCGGGGACATCGGCACCAAGGGTGGTTTGCTCACCGACGTGCATGCTCGTGTGCTGCATGAAGACGGCCAGCCGATCGAGGGCCTGTACGCCATTGGCAACAGCGCCGCGTCGATGATGGGTCGCACCTATCCGGGCGCCGGTTCGACCATCGGTCCGGCCATGACTTTTGGCTATCTGGCGGCCAATCACATCAAAGGCCAGAGCGAAACCGCTTCGGCGAAAACCTTGTTCGGGAGCGTCGAATGA
- a CDS encoding FAD-binding protein, whose translation MKGVTGLTALRVTNADQVSWNDRCDLLIVGFGGAGACAAIEANSRGLAVLAVDRFEGGGATALSGGVVYAGGGTPYQRQAGYEDTSQAMFDYLRQEVGDAVSPETLKDFCAGSTEQLAWLERQGAAFEASVPPHKTSYPSDQYYLYYSGNEAVPAYAAHAKPAPRGHRTKGSGMSGASLFAALKGSALRQGARLRSQCEVRRLVLDLNDRVIGVEAWQLPAGSAAAKQHARLSRWASAIHMYAPALADRLRARQLRIEQHSAERLLIRAEQAVLLSSGGFIFNRELVRQHAPQYLAGLPLGATGCNGSGIALGQSAGGGVARMDKISAWRFINPPLAWARGLIVNARGERYANEEIYGATLGHAMVEEQNGRAILILNRALVKEALRQVGPGKVWNFQRLPVLLNLLFNAKRSSSLAGLAKRCNLPPELLRQSVERYSRAARGEVADEFGKSAAMLANLEQGPWYALDLSFASKLFPCPVITLGGLKVCEGSGRVLDHAGQPIAGLYSAGRNAVGVASNLYVSGLSLADCIYSGRRAAAHVANQAALQTTRSGEQQCNV comes from the coding sequence ATGAAGGGCGTGACAGGGTTGACGGCGTTGCGAGTGACCAACGCCGACCAAGTGAGCTGGAATGATCGCTGCGATCTGCTGATTGTCGGCTTCGGCGGCGCCGGCGCCTGTGCCGCCATCGAAGCGAACAGTCGCGGGCTGGCAGTGCTGGCCGTCGATCGTTTCGAGGGCGGCGGCGCCACGGCACTCAGTGGTGGCGTGGTGTATGCCGGCGGTGGCACGCCCTATCAGCGTCAGGCCGGCTATGAAGACACCAGCCAAGCCATGTTCGACTACCTGCGCCAGGAAGTCGGCGACGCCGTCAGCCCCGAAACCCTCAAGGATTTCTGCGCAGGCAGCACCGAACAGCTGGCCTGGCTGGAGCGTCAGGGCGCAGCCTTCGAAGCCAGCGTGCCACCGCATAAAACATCGTACCCGAGCGACCAGTACTACCTCTACTACTCCGGCAACGAAGCCGTGCCCGCCTATGCCGCCCATGCCAAACCGGCACCGCGCGGCCACCGCACCAAGGGCTCGGGCATGTCCGGGGCCAGCCTGTTCGCCGCGCTCAAGGGCAGCGCCCTGCGACAGGGCGCCCGCCTGCGCAGCCAGTGCGAAGTGCGACGGCTGGTGCTCGATCTCAATGACCGGGTCATCGGCGTCGAAGCCTGGCAATTGCCAGCGGGCAGCGCCGCCGCGAAGCAGCACGCACGCCTGTCACGCTGGGCCAGCGCCATTCATATGTACGCGCCGGCCCTGGCCGACCGCTTGCGCGCCCGTCAGCTACGTATCGAACAGCACAGCGCCGAACGCCTGCTGATCCGCGCCGAACAGGCCGTGCTGCTGAGCAGCGGCGGTTTCATTTTCAATCGTGAGTTGGTGCGCCAACACGCACCGCAATACCTCGCCGGCTTGCCGCTGGGCGCCACCGGTTGCAACGGCAGCGGCATCGCCCTCGGCCAAAGCGCCGGTGGTGGCGTGGCGCGCATGGACAAGATCAGTGCCTGGCGCTTCATCAACCCGCCACTGGCCTGGGCCCGAGGGTTGATCGTCAATGCCCGGGGCGAGCGTTACGCCAACGAAGAAATCTACGGTGCGACCCTCGGCCACGCCATGGTCGAGGAACAGAACGGCCGCGCCATCCTGATTCTCAATCGGGCGCTGGTTAAAGAAGCACTCCGTCAGGTCGGCCCGGGCAAAGTCTGGAATTTCCAACGCCTGCCGGTGTTGCTCAATCTGCTGTTCAACGCCAAACGCAGTAGCAGCCTTGCCGGCCTGGCCAAGCGCTGCAATCTGCCGCCCGAGCTGCTGCGCCAGAGCGTCGAGCGCTACAGCCGCGCGGCCCGGGGCGAAGTCGCCGATGAATTCGGCAAATCCGCAGCCATGCTCGCCAACCTCGAACAAGGTCCGTGGTACGCCCTCGACCTGTCCTTCGCCAGCAAGCTGTTTCCCTGCCCGGTCATCACCCTGGGCGGGCTGAAAGTCTGCGAGGGCAGCGGCCGGGTACTCGATCACGCCGGCCAGCCCATTGCCGGCCTGTACAGCGCCGGACGCAACGCCGTCGGGGTCGCTTCCAACCTGTATGTCTCCGGCCTGTCGCTGGCCGACTGCATCTATTCCGGTCGCCGGGCTGCGGCCCACGTGGCCAATCAAGCCGCACTTCAAACCACACGCTCAGGAGAACAACAATGCAACGTGTAG